In Acidobacteriota bacterium, a single genomic region encodes these proteins:
- a CDS encoding dienelactone hydrolase family protein, producing MNEEAIKQELMSLQTPFTRRQFVRTTLATGFAFAVQPIAAQTQIVTDATGLVAGEVKIPVKDGEIPAYRAMPEKGKSFPVALVVQEIFGVHEHIKDICRRFAKLGYLAIAPELYARQGDVSNIAMDKVMEIVRKVPDSQVMSDLDATVAYAKSTGKGKTDHLGITGFCWGGRIVWLYAAHNPKVKAGVAWYGRLVGQPTDLTPKHPIDVAASLKVPVLGLYGGSDQGIPNDTVEKMRAALKAANSKSEIVLYPDTPHGFHADYRQSYRKEQAGDGWRRLQEWFKKHGAA from the coding sequence ATGAATGAAGAAGCCATCAAACAGGAATTAATGAGTTTGCAAACGCCGTTCACGCGGCGGCAATTCGTGAGGACGACGCTTGCCACAGGCTTTGCCTTCGCCGTGCAACCCATCGCCGCGCAAACTCAAATCGTCACGGACGCGACTGGACTGGTCGCGGGCGAAGTGAAAATCCCCGTGAAAGACGGCGAAATTCCCGCCTATCGCGCCATGCCTGAAAAAGGCAAATCCTTTCCGGTGGCTTTAGTGGTGCAGGAAATTTTCGGCGTCCACGAACATATCAAAGATATTTGCCGCCGGTTTGCCAAACTCGGCTATCTGGCAATCGCGCCTGAGTTGTACGCCAGGCAAGGCGACGTGTCGAATATTGCGATGGACAAAGTTATGGAAATCGTCAGAAAAGTTCCCGACTCGCAGGTGATGTCAGACCTTGATGCGACGGTGGCTTATGCGAAAAGCACGGGCAAAGGTAAAACCGACCATCTCGGCATCACAGGTTTTTGCTGGGGCGGGCGCATCGTCTGGTTGTATGCGGCGCATAATCCCAAAGTCAAAGCCGGTGTAGCGTGGTACGGGCGACTGGTCGGGCAACCGACCGATTTGACGCCCAAACATCCGATTGATGTTGCCGCCTCGCTCAAAGTGCCGGTGCTTGGTCTTTATGGTGGCAGCGACCAGGGCATTCCCAATGACACGGTTGAAAAAATGCGCGCCGCATTGAAGGCAGCCAATAGTAAATCGGAAATCGTTCTCTACCCGGATACGCCGCATGGATTTCATGCAGATTATCGTCAAAGCTACCGCAAAGAACAGGCTGGGGACGGTTGGCGACGTTTGCAGGAATGGTTCAAAAAACATGGCGCAGCATGA
- a CDS encoding M20/M25/M40 family metallo-hydrolase → MKISQTLSSIIALIITFTFPLNSFAQQAQPYTYAPKLTEELNQLKLAAMTSDYAYRQTAYLCNNIGARLSGSPQAARAVEYVADEMRKQGFAVQLEKCKVPHWVRGAETGELIEFNGQAPSTTQKIVLTALGGSVATPAEGLTAEVIVVDDYAALNALGRDKVAGKIVLFNAKFDMRMAMQGEGGSAYGQAVAYRGGGASAAARLGAVAALNRSAGGGIRLPHTGGVRYDDNLAKIPAAAVTAEDAELMAYLVKQGKVRMRLTLTPQTFPDVESYNVIADLKGSEHPEQVVIVSGHLDSWDLGTGAHDDAVGVAAAMATAYLIKQLGLKPRRTIRVIAWMSEEPGLQGASAYATTHQADVANHIAAIEIDLGAGHPLGILGHASNRAMAMLQPLSGILQSIGAPIVRQTPGSPSSDITMLDFLGVPTFAPFQDSRFYFNYHHTPADTLDKVNPQELAENTAVMAVLAYAIASLPEVLPRQ, encoded by the coding sequence ATGAAAATTTCCCAAACCCTTTCATCAATCATCGCTCTGATCATCACCTTTACTTTTCCCTTAAACAGTTTCGCGCAACAAGCACAACCCTACACTTACGCGCCGAAACTCACCGAAGAACTCAATCAACTGAAACTTGCGGCGATGACCAGCGATTACGCTTATCGTCAAACGGCTTATCTCTGCAATAACATCGGCGCAAGACTGAGCGGTTCGCCGCAAGCCGCGCGCGCTGTTGAATATGTCGCAGATGAAATGCGCAAACAGGGCTTTGCCGTACAACTGGAAAAATGCAAAGTGCCGCATTGGGTGCGCGGCGCAGAGACCGGCGAATTGATTGAATTCAACGGGCAAGCGCCCAGTACCACGCAAAAAATTGTTTTGACGGCGCTCGGCGGTAGCGTCGCCACACCCGCCGAAGGACTGACTGCCGAAGTCATCGTGGTTGATGATTACGCGGCTTTGAATGCGCTGGGGCGCGACAAGGTCGCGGGCAAAATCGTCTTGTTCAATGCCAAATTCGATATGCGCATGGCGATGCAGGGCGAAGGCGGTTCGGCTTACGGTCAAGCCGTCGCTTATCGCGGTGGCGGGGCAAGCGCCGCTGCGCGACTCGGCGCAGTCGCCGCGCTCAATCGCTCGGCGGGCGGCGGTATTCGTTTGCCGCATACGGGCGGCGTGCGTTACGACGATAACCTCGCGAAAATTCCTGCGGCGGCGGTCACTGCGGAAGATGCCGAACTCATGGCTTATCTGGTCAAACAAGGCAAAGTTCGTATGCGCCTGACGCTCACGCCGCAAACCTTCCCGGATGTCGAAAGCTATAACGTGATTGCCGATTTGAAAGGCAGCGAACACCCCGAACAGGTGGTCATTGTTTCCGGGCATCTCGATTCGTGGGATTTGGGAACCGGCGCGCATGATGACGCGGTGGGCGTAGCGGCGGCGATGGCAACCGCCTATTTGATTAAACAACTCGGACTCAAACCCCGACGCACGATTCGCGTCATTGCGTGGATGAGCGAAGAGCCGGGACTCCAGGGCGCATCAGCTTATGCAACGACTCACCAAGCCGACGTTGCCAATCATATTGCGGCAATTGAAATCGACCTCGGCGCAGGTCATCCGCTCGGCATTCTCGGACACGCAAGCAACCGTGCGATGGCGATGCTGCAACCGCTCTCCGGTATTTTACAAAGCATTGGCGCACCGATTGTCCGGCAAACCCCAGGGTCGCCGAGTTCGGATATCACCATGCTCGATTTTTTGGGAGTGCCGACCTTTGCGCCGTTTCAAGATAGCCGGTTCTATTTCAATTATCATCACACGCCAGCCGATACCCTCGACAAAGTGAATCCCCAGGAACTCGCGGAAAACACCGCGGTGATGGCGGTCTTGGCTTATGCCATCGCCAGTTTGCCGGAAGTCTTGCCGCGTCAGTAG